One window of Mediterraneibacter butyricigenes genomic DNA carries:
- the tsaD gene encoding tRNA (adenosine(37)-N6)-threonylcarbamoyltransferase complex transferase subunit TsaD gives MKEEKEIKILAIESSCDETAAAVIRNGREVLSNVISSQIELHKLYGGVVPEIASRKHIEKVNQVIQAALDEAEMTLDDMDAIGVTYGPGLVGALLVGVAEAKAIAYAKKLPLVGVHHIEGHISANYIEHPDLEPPFICLVVSGGHTHLVRVKDYGTYEILGRTRDDAAGEAFDKVARAIGLGYPGGPKIDKLSKEGNPEAISFPKAHVAEAPLDFSFSGVKSAVLNYINGCEMKGISYNTADIAASFQKAVVDVLVEHSMKAVEMYHTDKFAIAGGVAANSGLRKAMKAACEQKGIQFSYPSPIFCTDNAAMIGVAAYYEYLAGTRHGLDLNAVPNLKLGER, from the coding sequence ATGAAAGAAGAAAAAGAGATTAAAATACTGGCCATTGAAAGTTCCTGTGATGAAACGGCTGCAGCCGTGATCCGAAATGGAAGAGAAGTGCTGTCAAATGTGATCTCTTCCCAGATTGAACTCCACAAGTTATATGGAGGAGTTGTTCCGGAAATTGCCTCCAGAAAGCATATTGAAAAAGTGAATCAGGTGATTCAGGCGGCACTGGATGAAGCGGAAATGACGTTGGATGATATGGATGCCATCGGTGTAACTTACGGTCCGGGACTGGTGGGGGCGCTGCTGGTCGGTGTGGCAGAAGCAAAAGCAATTGCCTATGCAAAGAAACTTCCACTGGTAGGGGTGCATCATATTGAAGGCCATATTTCGGCAAATTATATCGAACATCCGGATCTGGAACCCCCGTTTATCTGTCTGGTGGTATCGGGAGGCCACACCCATCTGGTGCGGGTTAAAGATTATGGAACTTATGAGATTCTGGGAAGAACCAGAGACGATGCGGCAGGAGAAGCTTTTGATAAAGTAGCCCGTGCGATTGGGCTGGGGTATCCGGGAGGACCGAAGATCGATAAACTTTCCAAAGAGGGAAACCCAGAGGCAATTTCTTTCCCAAAAGCTCATGTGGCAGAAGCACCTCTTGATTTCAGTTTCAGTGGGGTGAAATCAGCAGTATTAAATTATATTAATGGCTGTGAAATGAAAGGAATCTCCTATAATACAGCAGATATTGCGGCTTCTTTCCAGAAAGCAGTTGTAGACGTACTGGTTGAACATTCTATGAAAGCAGTGGAAATGTATCATACGGATAAATTTGCGATCGCAGGCGGAGTTGCTGCAAACAGCGGGCTTCGGAAAGCGATGAAGGCGGCTTGCGAACAGAAGGGAATTCAATTTTCCTATCCGTCTCCGATTTTCTGTACAGACAACGCAGCAATGATAGGTGTGGCGGCTTACTATGAATATCTGGCGGGAACCAGACATGGGTTGGATCTGAATGCCGTGCCGAACCTGAAACTGGGTGAGAGATAA
- the drmB gene encoding DUF1998 domain-containing protein, producing the protein MAGYDNNKLGELRPNQIITTFGPGAIVDAVKDSVTVLDINYWKEKGKKIIDGRLASYLGVDCFYMPRTSYSGDVPVISFPTIHVCSNLKCGRLFDARDNFDLERYLRFGVTCPECHKPAYPSRFITICENGHMDDFPWSWWVHRGMTNCKGKLKMYSTGNTSTLADMWIECELCGAKRSMNGATQEDNFSELRCSGHHPFRPRSRNERCDKKVIPSQRGASNVYFSVSRSAISIPPWVNPLYNLIDEHLHDIELLKDVMGDDGVTAAYNKYFADNYTRTEFDEALTRRLSNITEFKEIKQMEYDAITHYNDPAYASNKKHFKAEEDSLPAYLKPYFSRVIRITRLREVKVLLGFTRVDAPDPDADVQANVVYLNKGKSEKWLPAAEVNGEGVFIEFNKKTLEKWLAISSVKVLSRRYEECYEEFCNAKGWTLNVKRNATYVLMHTFAHLLIKQMSMTSGYSSSAIRERIYFSEKMTGILLYTGSADKEGSLGGLVELGNIGKLVPLMKDAFQEALLCTNDPECMSNAPAGNNLNGAACHSCCMISETACENGNRMLDRGLVVPIVCRERESYFRELVCELCQLEM; encoded by the coding sequence ATGGCAGGATACGATAACAATAAATTGGGCGAACTGCGCCCTAACCAAATTATTACAACATTCGGCCCAGGTGCGATTGTTGATGCTGTCAAGGATTCGGTAACGGTACTTGATATTAACTATTGGAAAGAAAAGGGCAAGAAAATTATTGACGGAAGGTTGGCTTCCTATCTTGGCGTTGATTGCTTTTATATGCCTCGTACTTCATATTCTGGAGATGTGCCGGTGATTTCTTTTCCTACCATTCATGTGTGTTCAAATTTGAAGTGTGGTCGTCTTTTCGATGCACGGGATAATTTTGACCTAGAAAGGTATTTGAGATTCGGCGTTACTTGCCCGGAGTGCCACAAACCTGCATACCCGTCTCGATTTATTACTATATGCGAAAATGGACACATGGATGATTTCCCATGGAGTTGGTGGGTTCATCGTGGTATGACCAACTGCAAGGGAAAGCTAAAAATGTACTCGACAGGAAATACTTCAACGCTTGCGGATATGTGGATTGAGTGTGAACTGTGTGGTGCTAAAAGAAGTATGAATGGAGCTACGCAAGAAGATAACTTTAGCGAATTGCGCTGTTCAGGGCATCATCCTTTCCGTCCGAGGTCAAGAAATGAAAGATGCGATAAAAAGGTTATTCCATCACAGAGAGGTGCATCTAATGTCTATTTTTCTGTAAGTAGGAGTGCTATTTCTATTCCGCCGTGGGTTAATCCTTTATACAATTTAATCGATGAACATCTTCATGATATTGAACTTTTGAAAGATGTAATGGGAGATGATGGCGTAACTGCTGCATATAACAAGTATTTTGCTGACAATTATACGCGCACGGAGTTTGATGAAGCCTTAACTCGTAGATTGAGTAATATTACAGAGTTCAAAGAAATTAAGCAGATGGAATATGATGCTATCACTCATTATAATGATCCTGCTTATGCTTCTAATAAAAAACACTTCAAAGCGGAGGAGGACAGCTTGCCAGCATATCTGAAGCCTTATTTTAGTAGGGTTATCAGAATAACTCGCCTTCGTGAAGTGAAAGTATTGCTTGGCTTTACTCGCGTAGATGCACCTGATCCGGATGCAGATGTCCAGGCTAATGTTGTTTATCTTAATAAAGGAAAGAGTGAAAAATGGTTGCCGGCGGCTGAGGTCAATGGCGAAGGTGTTTTCATCGAGTTTAATAAGAAAACATTAGAGAAGTGGCTTGCTATTTCGTCAGTAAAGGTACTTTCACGGAGATACGAAGAGTGCTATGAGGAGTTCTGCAATGCCAAAGGCTGGACATTAAATGTAAAGAGAAATGCAACCTATGTTTTAATGCACACTTTCGCACATTTGTTAATTAAGCAAATGTCGATGACATCTGGATATTCATCTTCGGCAATACGAGAAAGAATTTACTTTAGTGAAAAAATGACCGGCATTCTCCTGTATACAGGTAGTGCAGACAAGGAAGGGTCATTGGGAGGTTTGGTGGAACTTGGTAACATTGGTAAATTGGTTCCTTTGATGAAAGATGCATTCCAAGAGGCGCTTCTCTGTACCAATGATCCGGAATGTATGAGCAACGCTCCGGCTGGAAATAACCTTAACGGAGCAGCCTGCCATTCCTGTTGTATGATATCCGAAACAGCTTGTGAAAATGGAAACCGTATGCTTGATCGTGGCTTGGTAGTCCCTATTGTATGTCGCGAACGAGAGTCGTATTTCAGAGAGTTGGTGTGCGAGTTATGTCAACTGGAAATGTGA
- the tsaB gene encoding tRNA (adenosine(37)-N6)-threonylcarbamoyltransferase complex dimerization subunit type 1 TsaB: MRILALDSSGLVASVAIVEEEQVLAEYSVNYKKTHSQTLLPMLDEIVQMTEQDLGEIDAIAIAGGPGSFTGLRIGSATAKGLGLALDKPLLHIPTVDGLAYNLYGYNGLICPIMDARRNQVYTGLYRFEKQEDGTDTFCVVEEQMAIAVSELAEKLNEKNQPVVFLGDGVPVYKAILDQELKVPHTYAPAHLNRQRAAAVGALGIQYYKEGRTETAMEHKPDYLRLSQAERERMERLKKEKEQA, from the coding sequence ATGCGGATATTAGCACTGGATAGTTCCGGACTGGTAGCATCTGTGGCGATTGTGGAAGAAGAACAGGTTCTGGCAGAATATTCCGTGAATTATAAAAAGACACATTCTCAGACCCTTCTGCCCATGCTGGACGAGATCGTGCAGATGACAGAGCAGGATCTGGGAGAGATTGACGCGATTGCGATTGCGGGGGGACCGGGCTCCTTTACCGGACTTCGGATTGGCTCTGCCACAGCGAAAGGACTGGGACTTGCGCTTGACAAACCACTGCTCCACATACCGACGGTAGATGGACTGGCATACAACCTGTATGGCTACAACGGATTGATCTGTCCGATTATGGATGCCAGAAGAAATCAGGTGTATACAGGACTCTATCGGTTTGAAAAACAGGAAGACGGAACAGATACATTTTGCGTGGTAGAAGAACAGATGGCGATTGCAGTCAGCGAGCTGGCAGAGAAATTAAACGAAAAGAACCAGCCGGTCGTCTTTTTGGGAGACGGTGTGCCGGTTTATAAAGCGATTCTGGATCAGGAACTGAAAGTGCCCCATACGTATGCACCGGCGCATTTAAACAGACAGAGAGCCGCGGCGGTCGGAGCACTGGGAATCCAGTATTATAAAGAAGGGCGGACAGAAACGGCGATGGAACACAAGCCGGATTATCTCAGACTGTCTCAGGCGGAACGGGAACGGATGGAACGGCTGAAGAAGGAGAAAGAACAGGCATAA
- a CDS encoding YczE/YyaS/YitT family protein: MLTNSLHPNYFGLFLMTLGVSMSVKSNLGVSPVSSIPYTITCITGLEMGKATIVFHVFLVALQILILRKAFRKKNLLQVVVGVIFGYFTTFSNYLFSFLPTPEVLIVRFLMMFGSAVLIAVGIFFYLPADIIPLAGEGAMQAISDTTEVVFNKVKIGFDVSMVVVSLAACLLVLRELGSVGVGTIITSVLVGAVLGVVNQWFGEKRDRLLFRSQISKNA; the protein is encoded by the coding sequence ATGCTGACAAACAGTTTGCATCCAAACTATTTTGGATTATTTTTAATGACACTGGGCGTTTCCATGTCAGTGAAATCAAATCTGGGAGTATCACCGGTCAGCTCAATTCCATATACCATCACCTGTATTACAGGACTGGAAATGGGAAAGGCAACCATAGTATTCCACGTATTTCTTGTGGCGTTGCAGATTTTAATTTTAAGAAAAGCATTCCGTAAAAAAAATCTGCTGCAGGTGGTAGTGGGCGTGATTTTCGGATATTTTACCACATTTTCCAATTACCTGTTTTCCTTTTTACCGACACCGGAAGTGCTGATTGTGCGTTTCCTTATGATGTTTGGCAGTGCGGTACTGATCGCGGTTGGCATTTTCTTCTATCTTCCGGCAGATATTATTCCGCTTGCGGGAGAAGGTGCCATGCAGGCAATTTCTGACACCACAGAGGTGGTATTTAACAAAGTGAAGATTGGATTTGACGTATCTATGGTCGTGGTTTCTCTGGCAGCCTGTCTGCTGGTTTTGCGAGAACTGGGATCTGTCGGAGTGGGAACCATCATCACGTCTGTTCTGGTGGGTGCCGTACTTGGCGTCGTAAATCAGTGGTTTGGCGAAAAGAGGGATCGGCTTCTTTTTAGAAGCCAGATTTCTAAAAACGCTTAA
- a CDS encoding phosphoribosylaminoimidazolecarboxamide formyltransferase produces MNELELKYGCNPNQKPSRIYMKDGKDLPIQVLNGRPGYINFLDAFNGWQLVKELRKATGLPAATSFKHVSPAGAAVGLPLTEVLAKIYWVEDWENLSPLACAYARARGADRMSSFGDFISLSDVCDVSTAKLIKPEVSDGVIAPGYEPEALEILKQKKRGNYNIIQIDPDYTPDPIEHKEVFGITFEQGRNELKIDDEFFANIVTKNKNLTEQAKIDLAIAMITLKYTQSNSVCFTKGGQAIGIGAGQQSRIHCTRLAGSKADNWFLRQCPKVLNLQFVDGIKRADRDNAIDLYIGEDYMDVLSDEAWPTIFKVKPEVFTKEEKQEWLAQNTEVALGSDAFFPFSDNIDRAFKSGVKYIAQPGGSVRDSVVTEACDKYDMVMAFTGIRLFHH; encoded by the coding sequence ATGAACGAATTAGAATTAAAATATGGATGTAACCCAAATCAGAAACCCTCCAGAATCTACATGAAAGACGGAAAGGATCTTCCGATTCAGGTGCTGAACGGCAGGCCGGGATATATCAATTTCCTGGATGCATTTAACGGATGGCAGCTGGTAAAAGAACTGAGAAAAGCGACCGGACTTCCGGCGGCAACTTCTTTTAAACACGTGTCTCCGGCGGGAGCAGCAGTCGGACTTCCGCTGACAGAAGTTCTGGCGAAGATTTACTGGGTAGAAGACTGGGAGAACCTGTCTCCGCTGGCATGTGCCTATGCAAGAGCCAGAGGTGCAGACCGGATGTCTTCTTTCGGAGATTTCATTTCTCTTTCGGATGTCTGTGATGTATCTACCGCGAAGCTGATCAAACCGGAAGTGTCAGACGGTGTGATCGCACCGGGATATGAACCGGAAGCACTGGAGATTCTGAAACAGAAAAAACGTGGAAATTATAATATCATTCAGATTGATCCGGATTACACCCCAGATCCGATCGAACATAAAGAAGTCTTTGGAATTACTTTCGAGCAGGGAAGAAATGAACTGAAGATCGATGACGAATTTTTTGCAAATATTGTAACGAAGAATAAGAATCTGACGGAACAGGCGAAGATTGATCTGGCGATCGCAATGATTACATTGAAATATACACAGTCCAATTCGGTGTGCTTTACCAAGGGCGGACAGGCAATCGGAATCGGCGCAGGACAGCAGTCCAGAATCCACTGTACCAGACTGGCAGGAAGTAAGGCGGATAACTGGTTCTTACGCCAGTGCCCGAAGGTGCTGAATCTCCAGTTTGTGGATGGAATCAAGCGTGCAGACCGTGACAACGCGATTGACTTATACATCGGAGAGGATTATATGGATGTGCTTTCCGATGAAGCATGGCCGACGATTTTTAAAGTGAAACCGGAAGTCTTCACCAAAGAGGAGAAGCAGGAGTGGCTGGCGCAGAATACAGAAGTTGCGCTGGGATCCGATGCATTTTTCCCATTTAGCGATAATATTGACCGCGCATTCAAAAGTGGTGTAAAATATATAGCACAGCCGGGCGGTTCTGTGCGAGACAGCGTAGTGACAGAAGCGTGTGATAAATACGATATGGTGATGGCATTCACAGGAATCCGACTCTTCCATCATTAA
- a CDS encoding ribonuclease Z — translation MLDVCLLGSGGMMPLPYRWLTSLMVRYNGSSLLIDCGEGTQIAIKEKGWSPKPIDVICFTHFHGDHISGLPGLLLTMGNAERTEPLTLIGPKGLERVVNALRVIAPELPFELKFLEIEGATQTFELNGYRLKAFRVNHNVLCYGYTLEIDRNGKFDVEKAKELPVPRNYWGRLQKGETLEWEGKTYTPDMVLGPARRGIKLTYTTDTRPTASIRENAKGSDLFICEGMYGEKEKMEKAKAYKHMTFHEAAELAKDAEVGEMWLTHYSPSLTWPDDYMEEVWKIFPRAKAGKDRMTTELDFPEE, via the coding sequence ATGCTGGATGTGTGTTTACTGGGAAGTGGCGGAATGATGCCGCTCCCGTATAGATGGCTGACGTCGTTGATGGTGCGTTACAACGGCAGCAGTCTGTTGATTGACTGCGGGGAAGGAACACAGATTGCGATCAAGGAGAAGGGGTGGAGCCCAAAACCGATAGATGTGATCTGTTTTACTCATTTTCATGGAGATCATATCAGCGGTCTGCCGGGACTGCTTTTAACCATGGGGAATGCGGAGCGTACAGAACCGTTGACGCTGATCGGGCCGAAAGGGTTGGAACGAGTGGTAAACGCATTGCGCGTGATTGCTCCGGAATTGCCGTTTGAATTGAAATTTCTGGAGATCGAAGGGGCGACTCAGACCTTTGAGTTAAATGGGTATCGCCTGAAAGCATTCCGGGTGAACCATAATGTACTGTGTTATGGCTATACACTGGAAATTGACCGAAACGGTAAATTTGACGTAGAAAAAGCAAAAGAGCTTCCGGTTCCGAGAAATTATTGGGGGCGGCTCCAGAAGGGTGAAACGCTGGAGTGGGAAGGTAAGACCTATACACCGGACATGGTTCTTGGCCCAGCGCGAAGAGGAATCAAACTGACTTATACTACCGATACCAGACCAACAGCTTCCATCCGGGAAAATGCGAAAGGATCGGATCTGTTTATCTGCGAAGGGATGTATGGGGAAAAGGAAAAGATGGAAAAGGCGAAGGCCTATAAGCATATGACCTTTCATGAAGCAGCGGAACTGGCGAAGGATGCAGAAGTGGGTGAGATGTGGTTGACGCATTACAGCCCGTCCCTGACCTGGCCGGATGATTATATGGAAGAGGTATGGAAGATTTTCCCGAGAGCAAAAGCGGGAAAAGATAGGATGACAACAGAACTGGATTTTCCGGAAGAGTAA
- a CDS encoding GDSL-type esterase/lipase family protein, with the protein MRKKRIVCFGDSNTWGYDPVNHTRYDESTRWTMVLQSLLGEEYQLIEEGQNGRTIANPDPWEWGTKCGLDYALPMIETHNPFDLLIIMLGSNDLKKKFSLPAPDIAGSLQNMLMKIKGYATYQLGCPDLKILIVSPPALGEDLEHSAFAPFLMRKKQ; encoded by the coding sequence ATGAGGAAAAAACGTATTGTATGTTTCGGAGATTCCAATACCTGGGGGTATGATCCGGTGAATCATACCCGTTATGATGAATCCACTCGTTGGACGATGGTTCTGCAAAGCCTTTTGGGCGAGGAATACCAGCTCATCGAGGAAGGGCAGAATGGTCGAACCATTGCAAATCCGGATCCCTGGGAATGGGGAACGAAGTGTGGCTTGGACTATGCGTTGCCGATGATTGAAACACACAATCCCTTTGATCTGCTGATCATTATGTTGGGCAGTAATGATCTGAAAAAGAAATTTTCTCTTCCGGCACCGGATATCGCAGGAAGTCTTCAGAACATGCTGATGAAGATCAAAGGATATGCGACTTATCAGCTTGGATGTCCGGATTTGAAGATTCTGATAGTATCCCCTCCGGCGTTGGGGGAAGATCTGGAACATTCGGCTTTTGCACCTTTTTTGATGCGGAAGAAGCAATAA
- a CDS encoding SGNH/GDSL hydrolase family protein codes for MPDWYELVAQQFECEFLNATELVTGSEADQLHLSPEGHQKLAQAMKEKIEEILG; via the coding sequence TTGCCGGATTGGTATGAACTGGTGGCACAGCAGTTTGAATGTGAATTTTTAAATGCAACGGAACTGGTGACTGGCAGCGAGGCGGATCAACTACATCTATCACCGGAAGGCCATCAGAAGCTGGCACAGGCGATGAAGGAGAAGATCGAAGAAATCCTGGGCTGA
- a CDS encoding phospholipase D-like domain-containing protein, whose product MSTGNVNLDILLGQIEADRIGNTKQSIAQIMNRYPSLSQEQAEEIYQLVTAASAEEKAITATLVATVPPSFSVRAKSTKNTVEGMIRGAKRYVLITGYSLSGYFADLIDVLIEKSQKGVYVKFFVNNIENQKGFDKLCRYKGRFLHIYNFAGSKDSMAALHAKVISVDEQQTLITSANLSYHGQEGNIELGTLVDSKKIARQVDDVFTHLIFNKIVQEI is encoded by the coding sequence ATGTCAACTGGAAATGTGAATTTAGATATTTTACTTGGACAAATTGAAGCGGATAGAATCGGGAATACAAAACAATCCATCGCACAAATAATGAACCGATACCCTTCGTTGTCACAGGAACAGGCAGAAGAGATTTATCAATTAGTTACGGCGGCTTCTGCCGAAGAAAAAGCGATAACCGCTACATTAGTAGCTACAGTACCTCCGTCTTTTTCTGTTAGAGCAAAATCCACTAAGAATACTGTTGAAGGGATGATCCGAGGGGCAAAACGATATGTTTTGATTACAGGATATTCATTGTCTGGATACTTTGCGGATCTTATTGATGTTCTTATTGAGAAAAGCCAAAAGGGTGTTTATGTAAAATTTTTTGTGAATAATATTGAGAACCAAAAAGGATTTGACAAACTTTGTCGGTATAAAGGAAGATTTTTGCACATATACAATTTTGCAGGAAGTAAGGATTCTATGGCTGCTTTACACGCAAAGGTAATTTCAGTTGATGAGCAACAAACACTGATTACATCTGCAAATTTATCCTATCACGGACAAGAAGGAAATATTGAGCTTGGTACACTGGTAGATTCAAAGAAAATTGCTAGACAAGTTGACGATGTTTTCACACATCTTATTTTCAATAAAATAGTGCAGGAAATCTAA
- a CDS encoding IMP cyclohydrolase → MTMLSIEQELKGNAYPGRGIIIGKSEDGTKAVTAYFIMGRSENSRNRIFVEEGEGIRTQAFDPSKLTDPSLIIYAPVRVLGNKTIVTNGDQTDTIYEGMDHQMTFEQSLRSREFEPDAPNYTPRISGIMHVERGSYNYAMSILKSDDGNPDSCLRYTFAYENPQAGEGRFIHTYQCDGNPLPSFVGEPKKIAISGEIDAFTDLLWNSLNEENKVSLFVRYIDIASGAYETRIVNKNQ, encoded by the coding sequence ATGACGATGTTATCCATTGAACAGGAGTTAAAAGGTAATGCATATCCGGGACGCGGAATCATTATCGGAAAAAGCGAGGATGGAACTAAAGCGGTGACGGCTTATTTCATTATGGGACGAAGCGAAAACAGCAGAAATCGAATTTTTGTGGAAGAGGGAGAAGGAATTCGCACTCAGGCATTTGATCCGTCCAAACTGACAGATCCGTCGCTGATCATTTATGCGCCGGTTCGTGTGCTGGGAAATAAAACGATTGTGACCAATGGAGATCAGACAGATACGATTTACGAGGGAATGGATCATCAGATGACGTTCGAACAGTCCTTAAGATCCAGAGAATTTGAACCGGATGCCCCAAACTATACTCCGAGAATTTCCGGAATTATGCATGTAGAGCGTGGCTCTTATAACTATGCAATGTCTATTTTGAAAAGTGATGACGGCAATCCGGACAGCTGCCTGCGTTATACGTTTGCATATGAAAATCCGCAGGCGGGCGAGGGGCGTTTCATTCATACCTATCAGTGTGATGGAAATCCACTGCCAAGCTTTGTGGGAGAACCGAAGAAAATCGCGATTTCCGGTGAGATTGATGCATTTACAGATCTGCTCTGGAACAGTCTGAATGAGGAAAATAAAGTCTCCCTGTTCGTGCGGTATATTGACATTGCAAGCGGTGCGTATGAGACGAGAATCGTAAACAAGAACCAATAA
- the rimI gene encoding ribosomal protein S18-alanine N-acetyltransferase yields MEANMENHAEITLRSATAEDLEEIETLERKCFTDPWSLRSLQESLAEKNTGCIVAVRSGNILGYVLYGAVLDECEIYRIAVAKSGRRQRIGALLLKNLEEISKDHQIMRILLDVREKNEGARGFYASMGFSVDGVRKNFYQNPGDHAVLMSKVLK; encoded by the coding sequence ATGGAAGCGAATATGGAGAATCATGCTGAGATTACGCTGAGATCTGCCACCGCAGAAGATCTGGAAGAAATTGAAACGCTGGAGAGAAAATGTTTTACGGATCCGTGGAGCCTGCGGTCGCTGCAAGAGTCGCTTGCAGAAAAAAATACGGGCTGCATCGTGGCGGTGCGATCGGGGAATATTCTCGGGTATGTTCTGTATGGCGCGGTGCTGGACGAGTGTGAAATTTACCGGATTGCCGTAGCAAAAAGCGGCAGACGACAGAGGATAGGAGCACTTCTTCTGAAAAATCTGGAAGAAATTTCCAAAGATCATCAGATCATGCGGATTCTTCTGGATGTACGCGAAAAAAATGAAGGGGCCAGAGGCTTCTATGCGTCTATGGGATTTTCTGTGGATGGCGTGCGGAAAAATTTCTATCAGAATCCCGGCGATCATGCGGTGCTAATGAGTAAAGTGCTGAAGTGA
- the tsaE gene encoding tRNA (adenosine(37)-N6)-threonylcarbamoyltransferase complex ATPase subunit type 1 TsaE, with translation MTEMNMLSMETNSPEETLEFGRKLGTQAKPGQVYTLVGDLGVGKTLFTQGFAKGLGITEPISSPTFTIVQEYEEGRLPFYHFDVYRIGDIEEMDEIGYEDYISGEGVSLIEWSNLIEEILPEERTEILIEKDLEKGFDYRKITVKTPKKG, from the coding sequence ATGACAGAAATGAATATGCTTTCAATGGAAACGAACAGTCCGGAAGAAACACTGGAATTTGGAAGAAAGCTTGGAACGCAGGCAAAGCCGGGGCAGGTCTATACCCTGGTCGGAGATCTTGGCGTGGGGAAAACCCTGTTTACACAAGGGTTTGCAAAAGGGCTTGGAATAACGGAACCGATTAGCAGTCCGACCTTTACCATTGTGCAGGAATATGAAGAGGGACGACTCCCGTTCTACCATTTTGATGTGTATCGGATCGGCGATATTGAGGAAATGGATGAGATCGGATATGAGGATTATATTTCCGGAGAAGGCGTCTCGCTGATCGAGTGGTCCAATCTGATCGAGGAGATCCTTCCGGAAGAACGGACGGAGATTCTGATCGAAAAGGATCTTGAAAAAGGATTTGATTATCGGAAAATAACGGTGAAAACACCGAAGAAAGGGTGA
- a CDS encoding YcxB family protein, producing the protein MRTEFQIQLTSQLWLNYMIHRYYTNVFGILTVPVGIICLMLGVQDITNPAAAGNNWVGYVEILAAFLMLIGIPVSMWLDGKQRAKKDLSFFEKVSYTLEESGISAKSSQGERKVGWQEIQKVTATGQQVILLFGKRRVILLPKKQMGVKYIPALQIISAYTAPEKVKIRGI; encoded by the coding sequence ATGCGGACAGAATTTCAGATACAATTGACCAGTCAGCTTTGGCTGAATTATATGATTCATCGGTATTATACCAATGTTTTTGGGATACTTACGGTGCCGGTGGGAATCATATGCCTGATGCTTGGGGTTCAGGATATCACGAATCCGGCAGCGGCGGGCAACAACTGGGTCGGGTATGTGGAAATTCTGGCCGCTTTTTTGATGTTAATCGGAATTCCGGTCTCTATGTGGCTGGATGGAAAGCAACGGGCGAAAAAAGACCTGTCATTTTTTGAAAAAGTGAGCTATACTTTGGAAGAGAGCGGAATTTCGGCGAAAAGCAGCCAGGGAGAGCGTAAAGTCGGATGGCAGGAGATTCAGAAAGTGACAGCCACCGGGCAGCAGGTGATCCTTCTGTTTGGAAAAAGACGAGTGATTTTGTTGCCGAAAAAGCAGATGGGTGTAAAATATATCCCTGCATTGCAGATTATCTCTGCTTATACCGCACCGGAAAAAGTAAAGATCAGAGGAATATAA